A stretch of Allostreptomyces psammosilenae DNA encodes these proteins:
- a CDS encoding SPFH domain-containing protein codes for MPEHTAQSAVSTEYVPDMSAAAPTHPERPARAVSGYLAFGFALALAAFATLLGVFLADDYLGPVMVVIVLCGLVAVALLAGMVVVNPNEARVLQLFGSYAGTLSRDGFWCVNPLTTRRRVSLRVRNFESSVLKVNDLDGTPVEIAAVVVWKVEDAASAVFQVDDYEEYVTTQAETGVRHLATSYPYDSGEEGQPSLRSGLNLGDELGAEVQERVALAGVRVLECRITHLAYAPEIAQAMLQRQQAGAVVSARTRIVEGAVGMVEMALDRLSEREVVELDEERKAAMVSNLMVVLCGDRGTQPVVNAGSLYQ; via the coding sequence GCGCCGCCGCGCCCACCCACCCGGAGCGCCCGGCGCGGGCCGTCTCCGGCTACCTGGCGTTCGGCTTCGCCCTGGCGCTGGCCGCCTTCGCGACGCTGCTCGGCGTCTTCCTCGCCGACGACTACCTCGGCCCGGTCATGGTGGTGATCGTGCTCTGCGGCCTGGTCGCCGTCGCGCTGCTGGCCGGAATGGTCGTGGTCAACCCCAACGAGGCCCGGGTGCTCCAGCTGTTCGGCTCCTACGCCGGCACGCTGAGCCGCGACGGCTTCTGGTGCGTCAACCCGCTCACCACCCGCCGGCGCGTCTCGCTGCGCGTGCGCAACTTCGAGAGCTCGGTGCTCAAGGTGAACGACCTCGACGGCACCCCGGTGGAGATCGCCGCCGTGGTGGTCTGGAAGGTCGAGGACGCCGCCTCCGCCGTCTTCCAGGTGGACGACTACGAGGAGTACGTCACCACCCAGGCCGAGACGGGCGTGCGCCACCTGGCCACCTCCTACCCCTACGACAGTGGCGAGGAGGGCCAGCCCTCGCTGCGCTCCGGCCTCAACCTCGGGGACGAACTCGGCGCCGAGGTGCAGGAGCGGGTCGCCCTGGCCGGTGTGCGGGTCCTGGAGTGCCGGATCACCCATCTGGCGTACGCTCCGGAGATCGCCCAGGCGATGCTCCAGCGGCAGCAGGCGGGAGCCGTGGTGTCCGCCCGGACCCGCATCGTGGAGGGCGCCGTCGGCATGGTCGAGATGGCCCTGGACCGGCTCAGCGAGCGCGAGGTCGTCGAGCTGGACGAGGAGCGCAAGGCCGCCATGGTCAGCAACCTCATGGTGGTGCTCTGCGGTGACCGGGGGACCCAGCCCGTCGTGAACGCCGGCTCGCTGTACCAGTGA